One Lottiidibacillus patelloidae genomic region harbors:
- a CDS encoding VanZ family protein, with amino-acid sequence MVQMWRIFGGMLELFLIVVINVMIVAYYLSKKRNWHMQRVIVFILFIFSILGVLLLTISPMFWIDAEGMHIERSVNFIPLQGFYYNYFVSNSLDYSNAIRNIGLNIILFVPFGLFLSWLLGSIKRKNMLLVTMFGMLLSMTVELLQFIFPTGRVADVDDLLFNTLGAFFGFYIWYSLRFFTKKVEMTKREVL; translated from the coding sequence ATGGTTCAAATGTGGAGAATATTTGGAGGAATGCTTGAATTATTCTTAATAGTTGTAATAAACGTCATGATTGTTGCTTATTACTTAAGTAAAAAAAGGAATTGGCATATGCAACGAGTCATTGTATTTATTCTTTTTATCTTTAGTATCTTGGGGGTGCTACTATTAACTATATCGCCAATGTTTTGGATAGATGCAGAAGGTATGCATATAGAGCGGAGCGTCAATTTTATCCCACTACAAGGGTTTTACTATAATTACTTTGTATCGAACTCTCTTGATTATTCTAATGCAATTAGAAATATCGGTTTGAATATTATATTATTCGTTCCATTTGGACTATTTCTTTCGTGGCTGTTAGGTTCAATTAAAAGGAAAAATATGCTACTAGTAACTATGTTTGGAATGCTATTATCTATGACAGTTGAATTGCTACAGTTTATTTTTCCAACTGGAAGAGTCGCAGATGTCGATGACTTGTTATTCAATACGTTAGGTGCCTTTTTCGGATTTTATATTTGGTATAGTTTACGTTTCTTTACTAAAAAGGTAGAGATGACAAAGCGTGAAGTGTTATGA
- a CDS encoding N-acetyldiaminopimelate deacetylase translates to MKHEQFVKIRRDLHQIPELGFQEVKTQKYLLEYLQQLPQDFLEIKSWKTGLFVKVHGKNPSQTIGYRADIDGLPITEETGLSFCSKHEGYMHACGHDIHMTIALGVLTHFAKNRVDDDLVFLFQPAEEGPGGALPMMASDEFKAWKPDFMVALHIAPEYPVGTIATREGILFANTSELFIDLHGKGGHAAFPHETKDMIVAASFLVTQLQSIVSRNVDPLDSGVITIGKITGGTVQNIIAEKARLEGTIRTLSDDTMKIMKKRIEAIVAGIETSFDCKATIDYGANYRQVDNDPTLTREFMTFAEKETNMKVIDCNKAMTGEDYGYFLSEVPGFMFWLGVASEHGLHHAKLNPNENAIGEAIDLLTAYITEKSKEK, encoded by the coding sequence ATGAAGCATGAGCAATTTGTGAAAATTCGCCGTGATCTTCATCAAATCCCTGAGCTAGGATTTCAAGAAGTGAAAACGCAAAAGTATTTACTTGAATATTTACAACAACTCCCACAAGATTTTTTAGAAATTAAATCGTGGAAAACTGGACTATTTGTTAAAGTACACGGCAAAAATCCTTCACAAACAATCGGCTATCGTGCAGATATTGATGGCTTGCCAATTACTGAGGAAACAGGATTATCTTTCTGCTCTAAACATGAAGGCTACATGCATGCTTGCGGACATGACATCCACATGACCATTGCCCTAGGAGTGCTGACGCATTTTGCGAAAAATAGAGTGGATGATGATCTTGTCTTTCTGTTCCAGCCTGCTGAAGAAGGACCAGGTGGAGCTTTGCCGATGATGGCATCTGATGAATTTAAAGCATGGAAACCGGACTTTATGGTGGCACTTCATATTGCGCCAGAATATCCAGTCGGGACAATTGCCACTAGGGAAGGAATTCTTTTTGCCAATACGTCCGAGCTATTCATCGACCTTCACGGCAAGGGCGGCCATGCAGCATTTCCTCATGAAACAAAAGATATGATCGTTGCAGCTAGTTTCCTCGTGACTCAACTGCAATCTATTGTTTCTCGAAATGTCGACCCACTAGATTCGGGAGTAATTACAATTGGTAAAATTACTGGTGGAACCGTGCAAAACATTATTGCCGAGAAAGCTCGACTTGAAGGGACGATTCGAACGCTTTCCGACGATACGATGAAAATAATGAAGAAACGAATTGAAGCAATTGTTGCTGGAATCGAGACTTCATTCGACTGTAAGGCTACTATTGATTACGGGGCAAACTATCGCCAAGTTGATAATGATCCAACTTTAACGAGAGAGTTTATGACATTTGCAGAAAAAGAGACAAATATGAAAGTGATTGATTGCAATAAAGCGATGACAGGTGAGGATTATGGATACTTCTTAAGTGAAGTGCCAGGCTTTATGTTTTGGTTAGGAGTAGCATCAGAACATGGCTTGCACCATGCTAAATTAAATCCGAATGAAAATGCAATTGGAGAAGCGATAGATTTGTTAACAGCTTATATAACAGAGAAATCTAAAGAAAAATAG
- a CDS encoding SHOCT domain-containing protein, protein MFPRYGVKPSKGMSAISVFIGIIFIFIGITQVAKSGFFGVIWTLIALAITGYHAANLFTTKGVSAYQVDVLDNNKTKESTQGDYETKLRKLYRLKEDNIISEEEYEKKKQELLNEKW, encoded by the coding sequence ATGTTTCCACGTTATGGTGTAAAGCCAAGCAAAGGTATGTCTGCCATTAGTGTATTTATAGGAATAATTTTTATTTTCATTGGTATCACACAAGTTGCCAAGAGTGGTTTCTTCGGTGTTATTTGGACACTTATAGCTTTAGCAATTACTGGCTATCATGCTGCCAACCTGTTCACGACCAAAGGCGTATCAGCCTATCAAGTTGATGTTTTAGATAATAATAAGACGAAAGAGTCAACTCAAGGTGATTACGAAACAAAATTAAGAAAACTTTATCGGTTAAAAGAAGATAATATTATTAGTGAGGAAGAATACGAAAAGAAGAAGCAAGAATTGTTAAATGAAAAATGGTAA
- a CDS encoding LysR family transcriptional regulator: MQRPEYEILSVLAAEKNMRKAAERLFVSQPALSQRLQAIEKNWGTQIFIRSQKGLALTPAGEQIIDYVNETLKREEKLRDEITFFDSEVHGTLKLAVASIIGQYWLPKVLKTFVERYPHVKISLVTGWSSEILKQLYEENLHIGIIRGNPDWKGQKQHLFSDELFLVDTEIKSIEEVHLSKKPFIQFKSDSTYYQEIQTWWQNQFQIPPKRTIVVDQIETCKQMVIHGIGFAILPSITIAQEKNITKIPLFDDKGVKISRETWLLSYESAHRLKQVDAFLQLVNELK; encoded by the coding sequence ATGCAACGACCTGAATATGAAATCTTATCTGTACTTGCTGCGGAAAAAAATATGCGAAAAGCAGCGGAACGTTTATTTGTCTCACAGCCTGCATTAAGTCAGCGTTTGCAAGCAATTGAAAAAAACTGGGGAACGCAAATTTTTATTCGTTCGCAAAAAGGACTGGCATTAACACCAGCAGGAGAGCAAATTATCGACTATGTAAATGAAACATTAAAAAGGGAAGAAAAATTACGAGATGAAATTACCTTCTTTGATTCGGAAGTTCACGGAACTTTAAAGTTAGCGGTCGCTTCCATCATCGGACAATATTGGCTTCCGAAGGTGTTGAAAACATTTGTTGAGCGTTACCCTCACGTGAAAATTTCACTTGTAACTGGCTGGAGCTCGGAGATATTAAAGCAGTTGTATGAAGAAAACTTACATATCGGGATCATCCGTGGTAATCCTGATTGGAAAGGGCAAAAACAGCATCTTTTTTCTGATGAGTTATTTTTAGTTGATACGGAAATAAAATCAATAGAAGAAGTTCATTTATCTAAAAAGCCATTTATCCAATTCAAAAGTGATTCGACCTATTATCAAGAAATTCAAACGTGGTGGCAAAATCAATTTCAAATACCACCGAAACGAACGATTGTCGTTGACCAAATTGAAACGTGTAAGCAAATGGTTATTCACGGCATTGGCTTTGCAATATTACCTTCCATTACAATTGCCCAAGAAAAAAACATTACGAAAATTCCATTGTTTGATGACAAAGGGGTAAAAATTTCGCGAGAAACGTGGCTATTATCTTATGAATCAGCGCATCGTTTAAAACAAGTAGATGCCTTCTTGCAATTAGTTAACGAATTAAAGTAA
- a CDS encoding GNAT family N-acetyltransferase: MLIRKFDKEDTKHIMNLFRETILTVNLGDYSPKQVEVWANSNSNIVDWEMRLKNSVTYIAEVEPKLIVGFGNYNADSEIDLFYVHKDFQRKGIGSALLNQLEIGAKADGIKEIFTEASITAKPFFESRGYEVLKKQTKHFNGADFVNYMMKKTL; the protein is encoded by the coding sequence TTGTTAATTAGAAAATTTGATAAAGAAGATACAAAACATATCATGAACTTGTTTAGAGAAACGATTCTTACCGTCAATTTAGGAGACTACTCACCGAAGCAAGTGGAGGTATGGGCAAATAGTAACTCGAATATAGTAGATTGGGAAATGCGCCTTAAGAATAGTGTGACATACATAGCGGAAGTTGAGCCCAAACTTATCGTAGGATTTGGAAATTATAATGCTGATAGCGAAATTGATTTATTTTACGTGCATAAAGATTTTCAAAGGAAAGGGATTGGTTCTGCATTATTAAATCAGCTAGAAATAGGTGCGAAAGCTGATGGTATAAAGGAAATATTTACAGAAGCAAGTATAACAGCAAAACCTTTTTTTGAATCAAGAGGGTATGAAGTGCTAAAGAAACAAACAAAACATTTTAATGGTGCAGATTTTGTGAATTATATGATGAAGAAAACTTTATAA
- a CDS encoding sulfite exporter TauE/SafE family protein, with protein sequence MTIFLFFLGIVTSFVGTITGGGGLISLPLLLFFGLPIHSAIATNKFSNTFHSLLSLATLVRRKKIDLKPLLPLIPLFLFGGATGAAISSLLSSSILTLLAIVLLITALLLSFRKQNKDSWSTNVVNNVPKKAMPLQFLISLYDGMFGPGSGTLQLHLYYQLRFTYIKAIGIARLQTFLSCLGAAIIFFLHGHLMWEIALPYAVGGLIGSQIALVTAEKVPSQKLKVALNIMTIFLIIQLIMKYF encoded by the coding sequence ATGACAATCTTTTTGTTCTTTCTAGGAATTGTAACTTCTTTCGTAGGAACGATAACAGGTGGCGGTGGGCTCATAAGCTTACCTTTATTACTTTTCTTCGGACTACCAATTCATTCAGCAATAGCGACGAATAAGTTTTCCAATACGTTTCACTCTTTACTTTCACTTGCGACGTTAGTACGACGTAAAAAAATTGATCTTAAACCATTACTACCACTAATACCGCTTTTTCTTTTCGGCGGTGCAACAGGAGCTGCAATATCATCTCTTTTAAGCTCATCCATTTTAACTTTATTAGCTATCGTACTACTTATTACTGCTTTATTATTATCTTTTCGTAAGCAGAATAAAGATAGCTGGTCAACAAACGTTGTTAACAACGTACCAAAAAAAGCAATGCCGCTTCAATTTTTAATCTCCTTATATGATGGAATGTTTGGACCAGGCTCTGGAACATTGCAATTACACCTCTATTACCAACTTCGCTTTACGTATATTAAAGCTATTGGCATAGCCCGTCTTCAAACATTTTTAAGCTGTTTAGGAGCAGCGATCATTTTCTTCCTGCATGGACACTTAATGTGGGAAATAGCACTCCCATATGCAGTAGGCGGATTAATAGGTTCACAAATAGCGTTAGTAACTGCAGAAAAAGTTCCATCGCAAAAGCTCAAAGTCGCATTAAATATAATGACTATTTTTCTAATCATACAACTTATAATGAAATATTTTTAG
- a CDS encoding PadR family transcriptional regulator, translating into MENKLKRLRNSMEKTKFNKLDFSDQLRKQINDKISKLKESEEDVYLAVFQLLLNKKSGYDLSQQLTARGILQFEESQGSLYTMLHRLEKNNYLLSNWDEKGVKYYQLNDKGRKILQKNEQEGKNKRFALKELLEG; encoded by the coding sequence ATGGAAAATAAGTTAAAAAGGCTTCGGAATTCAATGGAGAAAACGAAATTTAACAAGCTAGACTTTTCTGATCAACTTCGCAAGCAAATAAACGATAAAATTAGTAAATTAAAAGAAAGTGAAGAAGATGTCTATCTAGCAGTTTTTCAGTTGCTTTTAAATAAAAAATCTGGGTACGACTTATCTCAACAATTAACTGCAAGAGGTATTCTACAATTCGAAGAATCGCAAGGATCTTTATACACGATGCTCCACCGACTAGAGAAAAATAATTACTTACTATCTAATTGGGATGAAAAGGGCGTTAAATATTATCAATTAAATGATAAGGGCAGAAAGATACTGCAAAAAAATGAACAAGAAGGAAAGAATAAAAGGTTTGCTTTAAAGGAATTATTAGAGGGGTGA
- the dapD gene encoding 2,3,4,5-tetrahydropyridine-2,6-dicarboxylate N-acetyltransferase, whose protein sequence is MKMMDANEIISFISNSTKSTPVKVHIKGDLEGINFGDNTKTFITGNTGVLFGEWADIQAAISANEEKVEDFVVENDRRNSAIPLLDMKNIHARIEPGAIIRDQVEIGNNAVIMMGASINIGAVIGEGTMIDMNVVLGGRATVGKNCHIGAGTVLAGVIEPPSAMPVVVEDDVVIGANAVVLEGVTVGKGAVVAAGAIVTEDVEPYTVVGGTPARVLKKIDEKTKSKTEIKHELRRLND, encoded by the coding sequence ATGAAAATGATGGATGCAAACGAAATTATTTCGTTTATTTCAAATAGCACGAAATCAACACCTGTAAAAGTACATATTAAAGGTGATCTTGAAGGAATTAACTTCGGGGACAACACAAAAACATTTATCACTGGAAACACTGGTGTATTATTCGGAGAATGGGCGGACATTCAAGCAGCAATCTCTGCAAATGAAGAAAAAGTTGAAGATTTTGTTGTTGAAAATGACCGCAGAAACTCAGCTATTCCACTTTTAGATATGAAAAATATTCATGCGCGAATTGAGCCAGGTGCAATTATTCGTGACCAAGTGGAAATTGGCAATAATGCAGTTATCATGATGGGTGCTTCGATTAATATCGGCGCTGTCATCGGTGAAGGTACAATGATTGATATGAACGTCGTTTTAGGTGGCCGTGCGACAGTCGGTAAAAACTGTCATATCGGTGCTGGAACAGTATTAGCAGGTGTTATTGAGCCGCCTTCTGCAATGCCAGTTGTTGTCGAAGATGATGTTGTTATCGGTGCAAACGCAGTTGTACTAGAAGGTGTAACAGTAGGTAAAGGTGCTGTTGTAGCTGCAGGAGCAATTGTCACAGAAGATGTAGAACCATATACTGTAGTAGGTGGAACTCCTGCCCGTGTACTTAAGAAAATTGATGAAAAAACAAAGTCAAAAACAGAAATTAAACACGAATTACGCCGTTTAAACGATTAA
- a CDS encoding permease prefix domain 1-containing protein — translation MRRDIDSYLTEVSNQIKSKKAKKMVEAELRYHIDQKKQYWIQYGLDEREAEEKAVQEMGSPFTVGNEFNKLHSPKHILLFKPIFIHVLISMLAAIVFTLIGSFDMLMINDLSRNVIYVIETIVAINLYWFFGRKYLKNIASNIIIISTSIIFAINLSLGLSGYLMMNLGSGIVAENGQLPIMVLMLFNYGVNSISSLTFLPSWLGLLLICSVSPLLLYLGSKSGSKLKLN, via the coding sequence ATGAGAAGGGATATAGATTCTTATTTAACAGAAGTCTCCAACCAAATAAAATCAAAAAAAGCAAAGAAGATGGTAGAAGCAGAATTAAGGTATCACATTGATCAGAAAAAGCAATATTGGATACAATATGGGTTGGATGAACGAGAAGCAGAAGAAAAAGCCGTTCAAGAAATGGGAAGTCCATTTACGGTAGGAAATGAATTTAACAAACTTCATAGTCCTAAACACATTTTATTATTTAAGCCAATATTTATCCATGTCTTAATCAGCATGCTTGCAGCTATAGTATTCACCTTAATAGGAAGCTTTGACATGCTAATGATTAATGATTTATCAAGAAATGTTATTTATGTAATTGAAACGATTGTTGCGATTAATTTATACTGGTTTTTCGGTAGGAAATATCTTAAAAATATAGCTAGTAATATCATAATAATTTCCACATCTATCATTTTTGCGATCAACTTAAGTTTAGGTTTAAGTGGCTATTTAATGATGAATCTTGGCTCGGGTATCGTCGCTGAAAACGGACAACTTCCAATAATGGTGCTTATGCTATTTAATTACGGGGTTAATTCAATATCTTCCTTAACCTTTTTGCCAAGCTGGCTAGGATTACTACTGATTTGCTCTGTTTCACCACTACTCTTATATTTAGGGAGTAAAAGTGGAAGTAAATTAAAACTTAATTAA
- a CDS encoding sigma-70 family RNA polymerase sigma factor produces the protein MEELTAEAFDLDDKSALIDEIMIKYGQEILQLAYSFVNNKEVAEDLTQDIFVKCYKSLHTFKGNSKIRTWLWKIAINHCKDYLKSWYNNKIIISEDESMFDKTQKESVEMAVIQKGDDEKMAVAVMNLEIKYREVIYLFYFQELTIREISKLIGIKQSTIKTRLRRAKEILKEELED, from the coding sequence GTGGAGGAATTAACAGCGGAAGCTTTTGATTTAGATGATAAATCAGCACTTATAGATGAAATTATGATTAAGTATGGCCAGGAAATATTACAGCTTGCTTATTCTTTTGTAAATAATAAAGAAGTTGCTGAAGACTTAACGCAAGATATCTTTGTTAAATGTTATAAATCACTACATACCTTCAAAGGTAACTCTAAAATAAGAACATGGTTATGGAAGATTGCAATTAACCATTGTAAAGATTACTTAAAAAGTTGGTACAACAATAAAATAATTATTTCAGAAGATGAGTCGATGTTCGATAAAACTCAAAAGGAAAGCGTCGAGATGGCAGTCATTCAAAAAGGTGATGATGAAAAAATGGCTGTTGCTGTAATGAATTTGGAAATTAAATATCGCGAAGTTATCTATCTCTTTTATTTTCAAGAATTGACCATAAGGGAGATTTCAAAATTGATAGGCATAAAGCAAAGTACAATTAAAACGCGCCTTCGCCGGGCAAAAGAAATTTTAAAAGAAGAATTGGAGGATTAG
- a CDS encoding VOC family protein, whose protein sequence is MKINVKRLDHIQICIPTEKEDIARAFYLDLLGGLEIEKPEALKKNGGFWFQFGGVQVHIGAEEMTETTSKRHPAFEVENLNEVRKFLEGNNVLTKDDAEIPNVSLFSFFDPFMNRIEFLEKN, encoded by the coding sequence ATGAAAATTAATGTAAAACGTCTTGACCATATTCAAATTTGTATTCCAACTGAGAAAGAAGATATTGCAAGAGCATTTTATTTAGATTTACTTGGTGGACTTGAAATTGAAAAACCTGAAGCATTGAAGAAAAACGGAGGTTTTTGGTTTCAGTTTGGCGGTGTACAAGTGCATATCGGGGCTGAAGAAATGACCGAAACGACTAGCAAACGACACCCTGCCTTTGAAGTTGAGAATTTAAATGAAGTACGAAAATTTTTAGAAGGAAATAATGTTTTGACGAAGGATGATGCTGAAATACCGAACGTGTCGCTCTTCTCCTTTTTTGACCCGTTTATGAATCGCATTGAATTTCTTGAGAAAAACTAG
- a CDS encoding aspartate aminotransferase family protein, whose protein sequence is MTDWQKLDEQYVMKTYNRLPIVVEKAIGNKMYDTNGNEYLDLFTGLAVNIIGHSHPKILQAIKKQSENFLHISNVFYNKPAIELAKKLVDNSIKGKVFFVNSGAEATESAVKVLHKFKINNNIEREGIVVLKKSFHGRTLGALKLTRQPNVYQDFPVPNYPVYEVEPENIAALEAIFAKEKPLAIIMEPVLGSGGVKPLSVDYLQKVEQLCRQYEVLLGMDEIQTGVGRTGNLFAYQHANITPDLILFAKGIGGGLPLGGIIAGEKLQDMFKPGDHGTTFAPSPLSAALGNAVIDELLAGQMEKGKSQAQKLWNEIQTLKDKNPSIKELRGKGMMIGIVMNLEAAAVSKIQKTLLDKGIMVDVTQQTIIRLLPPLTLTDEEIKFFIDTFSPLLEEVANV, encoded by the coding sequence ATGACAGACTGGCAAAAGTTAGATGAACAATACGTAATGAAAACGTACAATCGTTTACCAATCGTTGTCGAAAAGGCGATCGGAAACAAAATGTATGATACGAACGGAAACGAATACTTAGACTTATTTACCGGACTTGCAGTAAATATTATTGGACATTCTCATCCGAAAATTTTACAAGCAATTAAGAAGCAAAGTGAAAATTTCTTGCACATTTCTAATGTTTTTTATAATAAACCTGCAATTGAACTAGCAAAAAAACTAGTAGACAACTCCATTAAGGGGAAAGTCTTTTTTGTAAATTCAGGTGCAGAAGCTACCGAAAGTGCAGTGAAAGTACTTCATAAATTTAAAATAAACAATAATATCGAGCGCGAAGGAATCGTTGTCTTAAAGAAAAGTTTTCATGGTCGTACGTTAGGAGCGCTTAAATTAACGCGCCAACCAAACGTCTATCAAGACTTTCCAGTACCTAATTATCCTGTCTATGAAGTAGAGCCAGAAAACATCGCTGCACTAGAGGCTATTTTTGCTAAGGAAAAGCCACTTGCAATCATCATGGAACCTGTTCTCGGTTCAGGTGGGGTAAAGCCGCTTTCAGTAGACTACTTACAAAAAGTCGAGCAATTATGCCGTCAGTATGAAGTGTTATTAGGAATGGATGAAATACAAACAGGCGTAGGACGGACAGGGAATCTATTTGCTTATCAGCATGCTAATATTACGCCTGACTTAATTTTGTTTGCCAAAGGAATTGGTGGAGGACTACCTTTAGGAGGAATTATCGCAGGAGAAAAACTACAAGATATGTTTAAACCTGGTGATCACGGAACGACATTTGCTCCGTCTCCTCTAAGTGCCGCGTTAGGAAATGCTGTTATTGATGAATTGCTTGCTGGGCAGATGGAAAAAGGAAAATCTCAGGCACAAAAGTTATGGAATGAAATACAAACTTTAAAAGATAAAAACCCTTCTATAAAAGAGCTGCGCGGAAAAGGCATGATGATTGGAATTGTCATGAATTTAGAAGCAGCTGCAGTGAGCAAGATTCAAAAAACATTGCTAGACAAAGGAATTATGGTTGATGTAACACAGCAAACGATTATTCGACTGTTACCACCATTAACATTAACGGATGAAGAAATTAAGTTTTTCATTGATACCTTCTCCCCCTTGTTAGAGGAGGTTGCAAACGTATGA